A genomic segment from Nitrospinota bacterium encodes:
- a CDS encoding DUF3368 domain-containing protein translates to MPDAAVVNASPLIFLSRAGLVDLLKQAGSRIFVPGSVLVEIKQRGANDPAAQALARNEWLTSLTLTSIPQIIQSWDLGPGESAVLAYAYNNPGVIAVIDDLCARRCAVTLNINVIGTLGLVLIAKRRGVIPLARPVMDNLRQTGMYLSRSTMDQALALVGE, encoded by the coding sequence GTGCCTGACGCCGCTGTGGTGAACGCCTCACCACTTATATTTCTCTCCCGCGCCGGGTTGGTTGATTTGCTCAAACAGGCTGGTTCAAGGATATTTGTGCCAGGATCGGTCCTCGTGGAAATAAAACAGAGGGGTGCAAACGATCCGGCGGCGCAAGCGCTGGCCAGGAATGAATGGCTGACGAGCCTGACCCTCACTTCAATTCCTCAAATCATCCAGTCATGGGACTTGGGCCCCGGAGAATCCGCCGTCCTGGCATACGCATACAACAACCCTGGCGTGATCGCTGTCATTGACGATCTTTGCGCCCGCCGTTGCGCTGTCACACTCAACATCAATGTTATTGGGACATTGGGACTAGTGTTGATAGCGAAAAGGCGAGGTGTTATTCCACTTGCCCGTCCTGTGATGGACAACCTTCGCCAAACAGGGATGTATCTGTCCAGATCAACAATGGATCAGGCGCTTGCCCTGGTGGGGGAATAA
- a CDS encoding UPF0175 family protein: MTRVTLELPDEVFSALRKTPDDFGRELRLAAAIHWYSRGEISQEKAAYIAGVDRTDFLMALAREKTDVFAVDLNELRKEISRA, from the coding sequence ATGACAAGGGTGACTTTGGAACTTCCGGACGAGGTTTTTTCCGCATTACGCAAGACACCTGATGATTTTGGCCGGGAATTGCGGCTAGCCGCTGCCATACACTGGTATTCACGCGGTGAAATATCCCAGGAAAAAGCCGCCTATATAGCCGGAGTGGACAGGACAGATTTCCTTATGGCGCTGGCACGTGAAAAAACGGATGTCTTTGCGGTGGATTTGAACGAATTGCGAAAAGAAATCAGCCGTGCCTGA